Below is a genomic region from Penaeus monodon isolate SGIC_2016 chromosome 33, NSTDA_Pmon_1, whole genome shotgun sequence.
aggtgataaaaagaagaaaaaatcagaaaagcaaTAATTCAGAACATAATGGATGTCATAAatgaaattattagtatttaaagGTCTGTTTGACTAGAATGGACCCAAATTAGTTAAAGGAAGAATATCCTTTGCTGTTGACCGTTTACTGACAAAAAATCACTTGAGAGGTGTATAGACACTGTCTTGACAAAATATACGTGGTAGAGGGTTGTTTGCCTTTGCTAGAGCAAAAAATGCAGAGGCAATGGCATCAATGGATGTCAGTTTGTGCACATCCAGTGATGCTATCTTTGATATGGACATCTTTAATTtgcctattatattttttttaatgcctacCACCATTGTTTTATGTGTtctttataaccattatcattgtatttcttTCTGTTAGGGTAGTCCAATTCTGGACAGTAACCCCAATCTATGTTGGATGGCCTACTGCCTGAAGACCAGAATAAGAAAAATGCAGCATCAAGCCACAGCATCAGTGCTTTGCAATGTGGCAAAGATCAGCACACCACCATTTACATTCTGGCTGGCTTGAGCTTCACTGGTTCCTTATTTGACAATAAAATGTCATGGAGTTTAACAAGCTTTACCTTGCCAGAATAATATTAGTGGATGTTAGTTGATTTTTCATGCATTTCGTGTGACTGATCGCCAATATTTTGTGAATGTCAGATGACCAAATGTAGGTATTTGACAAGTTACCCCAAAGATTTAGTGATATGTGATATTGTACTGTAGAATCTGCATTATTTTACACTGATTTTGAGTTTTCAACATGATGTCTAATGTTTTTTCTTACTAAGTGTTAAAAGGTAGTCATTTGGTCTATGTGGTATTAAGTGAATCAAGGCTTAATGGAGAACTTGTTGTAAGAGCTTCTTTCTTTCACAGGTTGGTCTTGCAAACATGAGTGACAATAAGCGCACAAAGGTAATGTGCTAATATAGCAAACAAGCACGCACNNNNNNNNNNNNNNNNNNNNNNNNNNNNNNNNNNNNNNNNNNNNNNNNNNNNNNNNNNNNNNNNNNNNNNNNNNNNNNNNNNNNNNNNNNNNNNNNNNNNNNNNNNNNNNNNNNNNNNNNNNNNNNNNNNNNNNNNNNNNNNNNNNNNNNNNNNNNNNNNNNNNNNNNNNNNNNNNNNNNNNNNNNNNNNNNNNNNNNNNNNNNNNNNNNNNNNNNNNNNNNNNNNNNNNNNNNNNNNNNNNNNNNNNNNNNNNNNNNNNNNNNNNNNNNNNNNNNNNNNNNNNNNNNNNNNNNNNNNNNNNNNNNNNNNNNNNNNNNNNNNNNNNNNNNNNNNNNNNNNNNNNNNNNNNNNNNNNNNNNNNNNNNNNNNNNNNNNNNNNNNNNNNNNNNNNNNNNNNNNNNNNNNNNNNNNNNNNNNNNNNNNNNNNNNNNNNNNNNNNNNNNNNNNNNNNNNNNNNNNNNNNNNNNNNNNNNNNNNNNNNNNNNNNNNNNNNNNNNNNNNNNNNNNNNNNNNNNNNNNNNNNNNNNNNNNNNNNNNNNNNNNNNNNNNNNNNNNNNNTGTTGGTTAGTCTCTGAATCTTAATattcttaaaaatttatttacttgGTGCTGACTtaggtttaaaactttttttcttctttaacagAGTGCAGTGAATTTGCAGAATGACAGAGGTAAGGCAAGTCTAGGATTATTGANNNNNNNNNNNNNNNNNNNNNNNNNNNNNNNNNNNNNNNNNNNNNNNNNNNNNNNNNNNNNNNNNNNNNNNNNNNNNNNNNNNNNNNNNNNNNNNNNNNNNNNNNNNNNNNNNNNNNNNNNNNNNNNNNNNNNNNNNNNNNNNNNNNNNNNNNNNNNNNNNNNNNNNNNNNNNNNNNNNNNNNNNNNNNNNNNNNNNNNNNNNNNNNNNNNNNNNNNNNNNNNNNNNNNNNNNNNNNNNNNNNNNNNNNNNNNNNNNNNNNNNNNNNNNNNNNNNNNNNNNNNNNNNNNNNNNNNNNNNNNNNNNNNNNNNNNNNNNNNNNNNNNNNNNNNNNNNNNNNNNNNNNNNNNNNNNNNNNNNNNNNNNNNNNNNNNNNNNNNNNNNNNNNNNNNNNNNNNNNNNNNNNNNNNNNNNNNNNNNNNNNNNNNNNNNNNNNNNNNNNNNNNNNNNNNNNNNNNNNNNNNNNNNNNNNNNNNNNNNNNNNNNNNNNNNNNNNNNNNNNNNNNNNNNNNNNNNNNNNNNNNNNNNNNNNNNNNNNNNNNNNNNNNNNNNNNNNNNNNNNNNNNNNNNNNNNNNNNNNNNNNNNNNNNNNNNATCTGTAGCTGGAAACAATTAATGAAATGCTTATATggactgtcattatttttaacagGAGGTGATAATCAGTTTAGTTACAATCAGTATGGCCATAACTCAAGGGATTGGCAGTATGATAATAAGTCCTTCAGTACAAATGCAGTTGACAGTTCTGTAGATCGTCCTTTTCATAGGTAAGAAGAAGCTGACTCCTGTGTTCTGTTTCTTAAGTATTACTAGTTACAATGTGAAATGAAATGCTCTTTTGACTATTGTTGTTATGAAAACATTGAACACCTTTCAGGATGTTAGATGTACCCAGTACTCATGTTTAGTGAAATATTATAGCTCACAAAATGGATGTATGTAACACTCATCCCAGCAATATGTTTTGGCAGTGGTGATTCACAGAGTGACAGCTCATACTTGGGCCAGCAGAGGAATGCCCCCTACAGAAGTGGTCAACATAGGGACAGTACACTAAGAAGTGGTCCCAGTAGAGACAACTGTGGAAGCAACCCTCCTTGGGGAAATGCATCCAGAGATAATTCAATGAGGGGTGGCCCAAGCAGGGATAGTCCGTACAGAACTCACCCATATAGACGTGGCCCAAATATGGATAATCCTGCGAGGGATAGGATCAACTCTTATCGAGCTTATGGTCTGTTGGTTTGTTTAGTTGCATGGTTAGATGGTGGCAAATGCAAGTTTTGTATGTGTTCAAAGTTGTATGTAGTTGCCCTAATTAGTCATCATCCTTCTAGTTTTGATGAAGtcattatgatatgataaatataagattttaatgTTAATTAGATAGTTTGCATTACACTGAAATGGCTCAAACTTTATAGTTAATTCAGGATTTCTTTAGCAGTTATTTAAATTTTGAGAAACAAAATAAACTGGTACCTTGGGTTGTCCAGACTTTGATGCTGataatgcatatattacacaGAGATAGCTACACAAGTAGTTACAAGATAACAGACCAGACTGACCTTACCTGTTAACCCCATACCTTGAAATTTGNNNNNNNNNNNNNNNNNNNNNNNNNNNNNNNNNNNNNNNNNNNNNNNNNNNNNGaagtaaaagaattttttttttttacacaaaaaatcaaggaatggggCAAATATGTGAGCTTAGGTTTATAATTACCCCTTTGGAGTCATCTGTGTGAAGTAAAGTTAATGAAACAAAATCAGGACCCAGTGTCAGTTAAATACTCTAAAGAATTAATGACCacgtttttctcaatactttatttttggatttgggaagttatttaaaaaaagattataaagatGAAGGCATTGGACTGAATTCATTACTAGCTTGATATGAATATTGTATAGCCTTTATTTTGTTGTGATGTCCAtcttaaaaagagaaagatatgattTCCAGTCCTATTTTATCTCACTGCACTAATTATTTTGTAACTTCTCATGGCACAAGTATTACATAAGAATAATTTCAGATCATCATTTGATTGAAAGGAACAGGTTGCACTCATAACCTTCAACTTGTCTGTTTCACCCACTGTTGTCAAGTTTCCTCATGACTTAGACATCAGATCTTAGATAATTATATCACACGTCATTTGCCATTTTCTGACATTtgcaataaccaaaaaaaatccacagCTTTTGCATCAtatatctcttctcctctatcactATCTCTTTTTGCCTGCATTTTGCCaacatctttccttcttttcagaTTTGTTGTgcaaaatattgatgatatcttTAAGATAAATGAGAGGAAGTCGATAAACTGGAATTACATCTTCATCTTTGCATTACAGATCGCAGTAGTGAGAGAGAAGCTCCTCAGACACAAAGTGGTGATGTAGGAGGAATTCTTGGTCGGAATGGGTAAGCGTGCACTTTATTTTCAANNNNNNNNNNNNNNNNNNNNNNNNNNNNNNNNNNNNNNNNNNNNNNNNNNNNNNNNNNNNNNNNNNNNNNNNNNNNNNNNNNNNNNNNNNNNNNNNNNNNTTATTATGCACTCAAAGTATTGAGTGTGTGTTAATGGCCATGTGATTGGCTAAATTTGTGTTCGTGCATATGTGCCTTCTCAGAATATGTTAGATCTTTCACATTCATGCTCTTTTGTTGCTATAGAATCAAGACTAAAACTTTATACAGCAACCAGTGGCAGGTGAattaccttttaaaaataatgCTGTTACAATTACTGTAAAAATGTAACTTAGGCCTTTCTTGATCTTTGGGTTTGGATGGGGTTATACATCTTGTATGCTTAAAAGGCAGCTGAGAGCCTGTATTTACGTGAATCCAACTTGTACATGCTACCAAGATGACCAATTCATAAAGTAACAAGTAATGAGTAAACACTGAAAAttaccacattatatataaaagaatttaatGCTATTACTCCCACCATTGAGGATAGCTCACTAATAATGTGGGAGTATTTTGGTGTGACAAACCATTTTCNNNNNNNNNNNNNNNNNNNNNNNNNNNNNNNNNNNNNNNNNNNNNNNNNNNNNNNNNNNNNNNNNNNNNNNNNNNNNNNNNNNNNNNNNNNNNNNNNNNNNNNNNNNNNNNNNNNNNNNNNNNNNNNNNNNNNNNNNNNNNNNNNNNNNNNNNNNNNNNNNNNNNNNNNNNNNNNNNNNNNNNNNNNNNNNNNNNNNNNNNNNNNNNNNNNNNNNNNNNNNNNNNNNNNNNNNNNNNNNNNNNNNNNNNNNNNNNNNNNNNNNNNNNNNNNNNNNNNNNNNNNNNNNNNNNNNNNNNNNNNNNNNNNNNNNNNNNNNNNNNNNNNNNNNNNNNNNNGCTGTATAGTAACAGGTTATGCTTTTTCACAGGGGAAACACAAGCAAGAGACATGACAGTGCACTGGGTGATTGCAGCTACAAAGGTGACACAAACTACAGACAAGTACCACCACCTCCACCGTGCCTGAATCCGACCTTGTCTGTTGCTAATTCAGGCAGTCAGGGAATTAATGACTTTCTGACTGAGAAGCTGGTATGTGGGAAATGTAtcttttgatgatgatgtattggaCATAGAAAGATACTCAAAGAAAGCATTAAATGCAAACTAGGATATTGCTTCAAAAGATGGGCAGATTGGTTGCTCAGAGTAGTGGTAGAATCCACGGAGATTGATTCTGAAACAGTCAGTGTCAGTTTTATATGTGATTAGCTTATAGTCAGCAGTTTTCNNNNNNNNNNNNNNNNNNNNNNNNNNNNNNNNNNNNNNNNNNNNNNNNNNNNNNNNNNNNNNNNNNNNNNNNNNNNNNNNNNNNNNNNNNNNNNNNNNNNNNNNNNNNNNNNNNNNNNNNNNNNNNNNNNNN
It encodes:
- the LOC119594038 gene encoding uncharacterized protein LOC119594038 (The sequence of the model RefSeq protein was modified relative to this genomic sequence to represent the inferred CDS: added 55 bases not found in genome assembly), whose protein sequence is MEVGLANMSDNKRTKSAVNLQNDRGGDNQFSYNQYGHNSRDWQYDNKSFSTNAVDSSVDRPFHSGDSQSDSSYLGQQRNAPYRSGQHRDSTLRSGPSRDNCGSNPPWGNASRDNSMRGGPSRDSPYRTHPYRRGPNMDNPARDRINSYRAYDRSSEREAPQTQSGDVGGILGRNGGNTSKRHDSALGDCSYKGDTNYRQVPPPPPCLNPTLSVANSGSQGINDFLTEKLGEYSVNSSAEAQQALRVINMFLKPIQEYSIKLQDAKAIALVSVAEMNIQTLMERDILTLSPCDDRECSQNVEEERVTAVYVKCSVSWNVFFGTMLQMVFIM